A window from Ficedula albicollis isolate OC2 unplaced genomic scaffold, FicAlb1.5 N00590, whole genome shotgun sequence encodes these proteins:
- the LOC101810024 gene encoding chromodomain-helicase-DNA-binding protein 3-like, which produces MRWGMPPQDAFTSQWLVRDLRGKTEKEFKAYVSLFMRHLCEPGADGSETFADGVPREGLSRQQVLTRIGVMSLVKKKVQEGAQG; this is translated from the exons ATGCGCTGGGGTATGCCGCCCCAGGACGCCTTCACCTCCCAGTGGCTCGTGAGGGACCTGCGGGGCAAAACCGAGAAGGAGTTCAA ggcctACGTGTCCCTGTTCATGCGCCACCTGTGCGAGCCGGGCGCCGACGGCTCCGAGACCTTCGCGGACGGCGTCCCCCGGGAGGGGCTGTCCCGGCAGCAGGTGCTGACCCGCATCGGGGTCATGTCCCTCGTCAAGAAAAAG gtgcagga aggagcccagggctgA